The following proteins are encoded in a genomic region of Leptospira kirschneri serovar Cynopteri str. 3522 CT:
- a CDS encoding DUF1564 domain-containing protein: VGKFEEPFSSMDILLLDDGQKIESALVEDSFGTDSLLVPDVYWNRLNFPERKALRGKLPFLLRKYSKQIASMKRLHDRAGKIKYNRCVGKMKKFSIRVHTGVWATLGVLAAAHGVSRCYLFNYMLWLEDLGGKEDLFVKSLNLGVPSFHWTYKMIWKIDRRQNLISRELQFEPNPMTNKYPYDLTS, from the coding sequence GTTGGAAAGTTCGAAGAACCGTTTTCTAGTATGGATATTCTTTTGTTGGATGACGGTCAAAAAATTGAATCTGCTTTGGTAGAAGATTCGTTTGGAACGGATTCTCTTTTGGTTCCAGATGTTTATTGGAATCGTTTGAATTTTCCAGAAAGAAAAGCTCTTCGGGGTAAACTTCCTTTTTTATTGAGGAAATATTCGAAGCAGATCGCTTCTATGAAACGCCTTCATGATCGGGCGGGTAAAATCAAATACAATCGGTGCGTTGGTAAAATGAAAAAGTTTAGTATTCGGGTTCATACTGGTGTTTGGGCGACTTTAGGTGTTTTAGCGGCGGCTCATGGTGTTTCGAGATGTTATCTTTTTAATTATATGCTTTGGTTGGAGGACCTGGGTGGAAAGGAGGATCTTTTTGTGAAAAGTTTAAACCTAGGAGTTCCTAGCTTTCACTGGACTTACAAAATGATCTGGAAAATTGACAGGAGACAAAATCTCATTTCGAGAGAATTACAATTTGAACCAAACCCAATGACGAATAAATATCCATATGATTTAACGTCGTGA
- a CDS encoding MFS transporter: MTPFLGKVDFKKSAYFLPVAIFLAMLPVTMIVPVFKEIVKDRFQSGNEEVAWFLSIAMLGSFVFSPVAGFLSDSFGTRKKIIILFCGFDALLLNLLPYADTLFTLLFLRFLEGGAHVFVIGLLLASVADFEHGNSKSKFGNGVLMGLSGMLLSFGGAVGLSFGFLGKLNPILPFQFGSIILLFLGWIVYQFVPDEKLRVSEKHSWKKSLILFLTHPLLLFPLAFQFLDRFTSGYFMSSLNLRLREEFSLNPSETGKMLSLVFLPMALLSYPAIRLSQKTGKYFPVAIGSLIYGVSLTLSGFFQSVIWIEISLLFCGLGAGLMFATSLRLASSLCNRENNGIVMASLTGFGSLGFFLGPISSVGLDRISTTWTPFIGASPTAFVFGTAQILIVLISIPFYKILNQK; this comes from the coding sequence ATGACTCCGTTCTTGGGAAAGGTTGATTTTAAAAAGTCCGCATATTTTTTACCGGTGGCGATTTTTTTGGCAATGCTTCCGGTAACTATGATTGTTCCTGTATTTAAGGAAATTGTAAAGGACAGATTTCAATCCGGTAACGAAGAAGTTGCTTGGTTTTTGAGTATAGCGATGCTTGGCTCTTTTGTTTTTTCCCCGGTGGCCGGTTTTCTTTCGGATTCTTTTGGGACTCGTAAAAAAATTATTATACTTTTTTGCGGATTCGATGCCTTACTTTTAAATCTTCTGCCTTATGCAGATACTCTTTTTACTCTTTTATTTCTACGTTTCTTGGAAGGAGGAGCGCACGTATTCGTGATCGGATTGCTTCTCGCATCCGTTGCAGATTTTGAACACGGTAATTCTAAAAGTAAATTCGGAAATGGAGTCTTGATGGGCTTGTCCGGAATGCTTCTTTCTTTTGGAGGAGCCGTAGGTCTTTCATTTGGTTTTTTAGGAAAATTGAATCCAATTTTACCGTTTCAATTTGGTTCAATAATTTTATTGTTTCTTGGCTGGATTGTATATCAATTTGTTCCCGACGAAAAGCTCAGAGTTTCCGAAAAACATTCTTGGAAAAAATCTTTGATTCTATTTTTAACACACCCTCTTCTTTTGTTTCCTCTTGCATTCCAATTTTTAGATCGTTTTACATCCGGATATTTTATGAGTTCGCTCAATCTACGCCTTCGAGAAGAATTTTCACTCAACCCTTCCGAAACCGGAAAGATGTTATCCTTAGTTTTTTTACCCATGGCTTTATTATCTTATCCTGCGATTCGTCTTTCCCAAAAAACCGGTAAGTATTTTCCAGTCGCCATAGGGTCTTTGATCTACGGTGTTTCTCTAACACTTTCCGGTTTTTTTCAATCCGTCATTTGGATTGAAATTTCACTTTTATTTTGCGGATTGGGAGCGGGTTTGATGTTTGCTACTTCTCTACGACTTGCTTCTTCTCTTTGTAATCGGGAGAATAACGGAATCGTAATGGCGAGTTTAACCGGATTTGGTTCTCTCGGATTCTTTTTAGGTCCGATTTCTTCGGTAGGATTAGATCGGATTTCAACCACTTGGACTCCTTTTATAGGAGCTTCCCCTACCGCATTTGTATTTGGAACTGCTCAAATTTTAATCGTTCTAATAAGTATTCCATTCTATAAAATTCTTAATCAAAAATAA
- a CDS encoding heme oxygenase (biliverdin-producing), which yields MSLAVILREGTSEEHKAAESSAFIRCFMKGILEKGTYARHLEAFYYVYESMEEELERNKNNLVLKSIYFPELYRKNALLEDLQFFYGTWKPNDSQPSAATQDYVKRIRKISETQPELLAAHSYVRYLGDLSGGQILKKVAARALNLPEGKGISFYEFPAIQDINGFKQNYRAALDSLPIDDSEKQSILAESKQVFLLNQGIFSELEQDLISAIGKETYDSVLGKG from the coding sequence ATGAGTTTAGCAGTTATTTTACGAGAAGGAACATCCGAAGAACACAAAGCCGCAGAAAGTTCTGCTTTCATTCGTTGTTTTATGAAAGGAATATTAGAAAAAGGAACCTATGCAAGACATCTAGAAGCGTTCTATTATGTTTATGAATCTATGGAAGAAGAGTTAGAACGTAATAAGAACAATCTGGTTTTAAAGTCGATTTATTTTCCAGAACTCTACCGTAAAAATGCTCTTTTAGAAGACCTTCAATTTTTTTATGGAACTTGGAAACCTAACGATAGTCAACCAAGTGCAGCAACTCAAGATTATGTGAAAAGAATTCGCAAAATTTCTGAAACTCAACCGGAACTTTTAGCGGCTCATTCTTACGTTCGTTATTTGGGAGATCTTTCCGGCGGACAAATCTTAAAAAAAGTAGCGGCCAGAGCCTTAAATCTTCCAGAAGGAAAAGGAATTTCTTTTTACGAATTTCCTGCCATTCAAGACATCAATGGATTCAAACAAAACTATCGTGCCGCATTGGACTCTCTACCAATAGACGATTCTGAAAAACAATCTATTCTAGCCGAATCAAAACAGGTATTTCTTTTAAATCAGGGAATTTTTTCCGAACTGGAACAAGACTTAATCTCCGCAATTGGTAAGGAAACGTATGACTCCGTTCTTGGGAAAGGTTGA